Within the Octopus sinensis linkage group LG17, ASM634580v1, whole genome shotgun sequence genome, the region acctaaaagctccacgaggctccagcaggggtgggtgatggtgaactctgctgtactctttcaccacaactttctctcactctttctttctgtttctgttgtaactgtatttcaaagggccagccttgtcatactctgtgtcacgctgaatctccccgagaactacgttaagggtacacgtgtctgtggagtgctcagccacttgcacgttaataaatgagctgtgacgtcactgatgccaagctgtatcggcctttgccttttccttcgaTAACataggtggcgtggagaggggaagccagtatgcatgggcaactactggtcttccataaacaaccttgtccggacttgtgcctcgaagggtaactttctaggtgcaatcccatgttctgtgtcgtgaccgaaggggatcacaacacaacaacaatctGTATATAATAAGAGCcgatataaatatttgttactCGGTTGATTTCTTTAGTCACGctttacgaggtggtatcaaaaagcaCTCGGACTAGTTGtgaaaaatatagcaaaaaataactcatttacttaagttttaacatcatctccgtCGAAATAGTCACCATGCACGGCAATACTCCGGTCCCaacgttttccgtaagcgagtcgaggaccttctgcgattcgttctggatctcgacaacggtgttaaaacggtaacctttgagctgcattctTTTcaactcaaggcacaaggcccgaaattttgggggagcagtcgattagatcaaccccagtacgcaactggtacttgatttatcgaccccgaaaggatgaaagccaaagtcgacctcggcggaatttgaactcagaacgtaaagacagacgaaatacctatttctttattacccacaaggggctaaacacagaggggacaaacaaggacatacaaacggattaagtcgattatatcgaccccagtgcgtaactggtacttatttaatcgaccccgaaaggatgaaaggcaaagtcgacctcggcggaatttgaactcagaacgtaacggcagacgaaataccgctaagcgtttcgcccggcgtgcagtcaataatattaaaactgtatatCAATTTGTTTAAATGTATAAAGCTCATTAATGTTAGTGATGATCGGCAAGTCATACTGAGTTAAGGGggaaaaaacaagggagaaatctaaatagtaaaaaaaaaaggaatttggtTTACAGTTTCTCTTATCCTCTTTCCATAGACGCTTCCGCTTGTAGTAGTATGTTTTGGAATCaggtgtatttataattttcccGCGAGCGGAtctgatttttgattcgttaaaatacTGGTGACGTCTTGTTTTCCAGTGATCAAACTTGTCGTTCTGCCTGGTTGGCTTCCCTGTGGAGACGATCATCAGTCGTTCCTGTTGGTTGGTTTTCATAAAGGGTCATTTCGTTGCATTTGCTGAAGTTCGGTTTTGATTAGGTGACGTCAGCAACtagtgtttgtaaaatttcattggtcAAGAGGTAGGTGACGTCGGCAACTGATATTTGTATGATGATTTGGAGTTGCGGTTTCGAAATCCGGGTGGAAGCCTGTTACTAAAGTTTTTAAAAGTTGTTGTTCCTGCTTGTTTTTTGTGGAGAAATTGagtatttttcgtttctttttactgtttttattcttctttctaacGGATATTCAGCTGTGGTTTATATTCTTTAATGAGTATGTCTTCCTTATTTCAGCGGAATTGGTTTGAAGTGTATCCAGTCCATTGATAGAGAGGGAAGATTTGGTATTAAGGGTTTGTGTCTACGGGGCATTAATCTAGGTGCTTGCTTACGGGAATTTTCCTAGTGGTGGAGTCCCGGATTTGTTGCCTGTGCACTGTAAGTCTATTCCTCAAAGTTAAGCTAGTTTGATTTATGTAGTCCCCACCACACCCTCCACATTCGAGAACATAGATTAAGTTCTTCGAAGCACAGTTGAAGCCATATTTTATGGTAGCGGTTTGAACTTTCCCCAATGCAGATTTTCGTCTTCTACGCCTAAGTCACATACCATTATACTTTATAGATGTGGTCAATGTTATGTTTTGACATTCATGCGTTTCCTAAGATTATTTACAATGTATGTTTTGTGGAATGGTTTCAGCCGTTTATAGACATGAAGCCATAATAACAATTTGTGATTAGTTTCACACGCACATAAAGAAACAACAGATCTTTACTTTAACGCATCTataactaattattattaattaatgtcTCCCAATGTTTTActctattaaataattttttcataataATTCAATTACCATTACaagtatataatgaaatatttcttcatttcagatttcttcatttcttttactgTCTTCATTTCAGGCTTGAGACAATTTTAACCACCCAAAAGATAATATGGAAGATATTTCAGCTAATTACAGCTATGATTACGACTACAAAGTTTCAGTCTTCGGAAATGATGCAGCTGGACGGTTGAACATATTCGTCTGTATATCGATAATCATAGTTATTCTGTTCAACATATTTCTAATGGTCGCCATTTTCCTAGATCGCAAATCTCACGGGAAAACGCGCTCTTTGTCACTACTGAACTATTTGCTGAACTATACTCTCGttgctttgtttgtttattttcagagttTGCATGTCTTTATAGTTCGAGATTTGCCAAAATCTCACTgcgtatttatcaatatattagcTTTTGTGGTTAACGATGGTGATAAGTATTTCATTTTCCCACTTTGCTGCGAGTTTATTGTGAAGTATTTTAGGCCAAGCAAATATGAAAATCAAATTTTCCTAATTATCCAATCCGTATTGATAGGGATTTTGTGGGTCTTTATTTGTATCAAAAATTTGGTAATCATTCTAGCTTTTTCCAACTTTTCTACTGGTGTTTGCTTTCCTTACTTATATAGTAATGTCATTGTTGCTCAATCTATAATAAGTATTCTGCTGGT harbors:
- the LOC118766726 gene encoding uncharacterized protein LOC118766726; this translates as MEDISANYSYDYDYKVSVFGNDAAGRLNIFVCISIIIVILFNIFLMVAIFLDRKSHGKTRSLSLLNYLLNYTLVALFVYFQSLHVFIVRDLPKSHCVFINILAFVVNDGDKYFIFPLCCEFIVKYFRPSKYENQIFLIIQSVLIGILWVFICIKNLVIILAFSNFSTGVCFPYLYSNVIVAQSIISILLVIAMLVFVGLLIYIAIKSKEQEMMKSPLITLIIITAVTIILLILVILKEDGLLGHYRSPLFVVYRVISLGSFLLLPFLWLFDFTITQSIRKLCSEKCKKHKDHPSHELTEIN